TCCATATTCAATTCTTGTATGCTAAATGTTCCACTTGCGGGGCTGAAACCTTTCCCACTTTGCACTTCCGCAAGACCTTGCGCGATACTCGCAGCTAATTGAAGTGCAGTATCATAATTACTACTAGAAGTATAATTGAATTCATGTAAGTGTTCTAGTTTTTCTTGCAGTTTCTTCCTCATGACAGTAAAAAGATTCGCCATAGCGTCCATACCCGGGATTGGCATGGTTTGACTGATGGCTTCCATACTTGCTTTCATTCGGTCAATCCCTTGAATTTGTTCTAGTATTTCTTGTTCGATGACATCTGTTGAAGCTACTTGTGATTGAAAGTGACTTGGAAAGGCATCATTCTGACGGATTAGTTCTTCACACAAGTAAATGATTCCTTGTGCTAATGGACGAAAGGTTTGTGCAAAGAATGCTTTTGCACTGCTATATGTTTGTCCTTGTAGAACAGTATCAATTGCAAAAGCATCAATCGACTGAATAGCTTGTTCCATACCTTGAATCGTAGCGGTACATACAGCGTTCATGCTTTGTGTTTGCGTATGTACTTCCCCTAGATACATATTCAAACTCATGAATTGACCTCCTTTGCTAGATTCTGTTTTTGATAGTAAAGGTCATTTTCTAAGTCACTAAGATTTCGTTTTTCCTTAAGCAATGTTTCTTTTTGATTTTCCAATTCGAAAGTAAGTTTTCGCTCAATATATTGTGCATCTTGACTCATATTCATAAAAAACAATGACATTTCTCTATCTCTATGCCAAGTTCCTAAAATACGGTCAAACAAACGATGGTTTTGATTTTTCCATACATGAAAATCTTCTTCTACTTGTTCCTGGGTTTGAATCGCAGATTGATTCCGATTCTGTTCTTCAAATACACTTCGTAATTTTTGATTTAATTGATTCATTTGTTTTTCAATATCTTGACTCATCTTTTTCCTCCTACCGTTTTACTTTACGTAGGTTATCACATTAGCGAAAAATATTTTGAAGTTCTTTATCCATTCTCTCAAACTCGTTAGCTACCGAATGAATATTATCAACCGCTTGTTGAAAGGCTACAGAAAATTGTTTCGTCAAATCTAAAACTTGTTGGCTCGCTTCTTGTGCTTTGGAGTTAACAGATAGTGTTGTACGCGTTGCCTTTGTTATAGAACGACTTGTTGCACTTTGAATCCTGTCAGAAGCTGATCCCATTTTCGTAGCAATTTGTGTTGCTGTTTGTAAATTACTTTGGAATTGTCCCATCGTATAAACCCTTTCTATATTTCTATGAACGTATTAAAGAAGGGGAGTGCCTAGTATGTATGTCCATTATCCTATTGTTCTTTATAGGAACCCTCCTGGAAAAATATTGCGGATATAATTATAACAATAAATGGTTAAAGTTTCCTCAAACACATATATTTTACAACATATGTGTTTGTTATAGTTCTTAAAAGGTAATGTAGTATAACATAGAGGTAAAACACGAATGGGAAAGTAATAAATTGATGCTAATGATTTATATTATGCTGTATGGGCTGAAAAGGGTGGTTGGTTAAATCTTGGCGGTGAACAATGGATTAAGAACAATCCATCTTATGTGAAGTTTAGTAAGAAAAGCACAGTAGATTCCTCTATTATAGGGAAGCGTGTTGTTACTAAAGTGGATAACCTACGTTTCTATGAATCTCCATCTTGGCATGATAAAGACGTGGCTGGTACTTTAGATGCAGGACTAGGGTTTACAATCGATGAAAAAGTAACTGTCAATGGATCACCACAATACAAAGTACACAATTCGAAAGGGAATACGTACTACATTACAGCTAGTGATGCATACGTAAACGTACGTTAACATAAAAGAAACCGGCTCTTAATTGAGTCGGCTTTTTTACTATGTATTAAACTTTAGCATTCATAAGTAACTCTTTTAATTCTTATGTAGATAATTTGCTTTCTAACGCTTTACTTAAGTCAAGTATAGGAGTTTTATAATCTACTACTACTTGTAAACTATCAGTCTTCTTTTTCTTCTGCAACGTCTTTACTAGAACAACCTACTCCTGACAATAACATGACTGGAACAACTCTAACAGTTTACGATTCATACTCACATATCCTTTATTGTTGTGATTTATCTGCAATACCCTTTGTTGCTTCATCAAATATCTTTGCACCTATATGTGTTTTACCCATTGACTGATGAAGTTTAGCTTGGTCTTCTTGCTCTATTGCATCAAATAGAAGTTGGAAAGCATCTTCATAGTATTGCATGGATTGTTTTATCTTGTTTTGTTCTCCCTCAAATCCAGAAGGTGCTTTCAAGTCCTTTAGTTTCCTAGCATTTGCTTTTGCTCCACCTACACTTAGTTGGATTTCACTTTTCTTCTGTACATAAGCCTTGATGTCTGAACCTGCTATTCCTTCAATTAAGTGCATTGTATCTGCTATTGCATTCGAACTGTCTATGATGTCTTGCTTATACTTCGTAACTTCTTCTAAATTAGATACATCGTTTGACTTAGGAGCATCATCTGTTCTTTTTATTGTGTCAGGGTTTGTATTATCCAATGCACTCTGTTTATCCTTTGCAGCTTTATTTGCATTTACAGCGTCTACTCTAGATGTTTCGTCTTGAACAGGTTGGAATCCTGGTATCCAATACTTATTACCTCGTTCGATTAACTCCGTGATTTCCTGTTTCTTATCAGGGTCTATATCCTTCTCATTTGCTTTAAAATACTTAGCTTGTTTTGAGTAAGCTTTACTATAACAATCAACTGCTTTTAGTATGTCTTTATGTGATTCTGCATACTCTTTTGGTGGTTCAATCTTATCAAACTTAGCAATGATTGTTTGTAACTCAGATTCTTGTTTTAGGACTTCTTTCTTTAAAGTCTTCTCATCCTTTTCTTTATTCATTGCTATTTCTACTATATTCGTGATTTTCCCCATTAACTCAGATGATAAGCTAGTCATACGTACTGGATAAATGTCTTTCGATAACTTCTCTTTTGTTTCAGCCTTAGTCTCCACTTTATCTTTTGACTTCGTGTCTACCTTATCTGTTGCACAACCACCTAATAACATGATTGGAAGTGCTAAACTTACTAGTTTCTTTGCTTTCATCGTTATATACCCCTTTGTTTGTACTTATTTACATTCTTTCTTGAAAACAATTTTATTGTAATACTACTTTACTATATTCTTTGCCTAGTCTCTCAGATGTTTCTAACCATAAGTTACCTGCTTCTGTTATAACCTCTATAGCTTTATTTGAATTTTTAGGGTCTGGCTTTTTTACATAGTCTATTTGATATTGAAAACCAGTACTGTACATCTGCATAGCTCTATCAACGTCTTTATGCACCTCTGCGAACTCTTTCGGTACTTTTAACTCTCTAGCTTGTACTGACAAGTCTATTGATTCTTCTGCTAATTTTATATACTTATACTTGCTATGTAATGGAAGGTCTTCTCCTACAAGTAGATTATCCATCTCCGTTACCTTATCCTCCATCTCTAAAGCTATGTCTGAAAGAGAATTAATGTACTCTTCTGTTGAATAGTTACCTACATCTACAGGTTTAACTTTATCTACCTTACTTTCTTGTAGTGGTTTGCTTTCTGACTTGATGTTTACTTTTTCTTTCGTCTTTACGTCTGTTTTATCAGTACCACAACCTGCTAATAACATAATAGGTATTGCTAAAGCTACTAGTTTCTTTGCTTTCATTATCTATCCTCCTTTTAGAAAGTATTGTAATTAATTAACATATTGTACCATAACATAAATTGTATAAATAAGATATGAAGTTTTCTCATCCTTAAGAGGAATTTTGAGTGTTTTAACAATATGAAAACATGTATTACGGTTGTAGAAAATCCCGCTCCGTCTGCTTTTTGAAAAAATCCCCTTATTGGTTCCTCAATGTTTGGGAGCTTTTTTTACGCTCTCATAAACTCTTTATCAAAGTAGAACTTGTCCATTAAGTTGTTTACAATCCCGTTGAAATAAGCGAATTTACCCTTCTTCATTTTTGCTCCAGATTTAATTTTCATAACAAACTCTTTGATAGCTTGTAAGCCGATAGTAAGCTCCTGGTCTTTAGTGAATGCTTTATCACCTGTAGAGAAGTTTGTAATTTTATTGCACTGTCTTACGACCTTCCACAGTTCTTGAATTGTTTTAGATTCACTGTAAAAAGAGTTAGTTAAAGAAACAAAACGTTCAGGTACCCAGTGAGCTACGAAATCAGCTTCTTTAATATTTTCCTCAGGTGTATTGCTATTCTCATTACTATTACGTTTGTTTTTATCTTTTATATTTTGTTTTAAGGAAGAAGGGGTTGTTTTAATGGTAGGAAACTTTGTAGGACCTTTTGTATCTATCTTGTTGGACACTTCTTCCACAATTGGTTGAATGATAATAGCGTTAGAAGTTTGAAGCATATCTTTTTTACGCTTCATAGAAACTTGCTTAAGCATCTCTAAATCCACAAGTTTCTTCATTAAACGTTGTACAGTTTTATATGAAACTTCCATTTTTTCAGCGATTCTATTTTTGCATAGGAAACTAACACCTACATATTTGCAGCTATGGCGTTTTAAAATTTCAAGTAGTGCAATGAGTTTGGATTGTACGTCAGTACGCTTAATAGACATACGGATGATGTCTCTGTATGCACGTACAGTTTTATTTAGTTCTTCTACTTCTTTAAATGTAGAAAGGTTGTGGAAGGATTCTTCATTTGCGATAACATTGATACGTTTCTTCATTATATAGGCCCCTTTGTATAAACAAAAAAGCAACAGAATGCCGAGTGTAAGCAAACTGTTGCTAAGGAGCCCTTACGTATTGTAAAATAGTCCGTAAGAGTACAGCAAGTGTTTGCCTATCGTGAGTAGGCGGACGGTATAAGAGTGCTACCAACACTACTTATACACGCTGTGCTTTTTTGTTTTGTGGTAACGTTTTGGTAACAAATGTGTAAAATCAAACGATTATTTGTAGTTTTTGTAGTTATAAAAAACGTTGATTTATCAGCCTTTTAGTTGATTTTTAGTACATTTGTTTCTGCAAGTATTTTACTTGCGACCTATATGCCATTTATCGGTGTAATGATGGCAAACTATTTAATCCCTGTATACATTTCAGACATATTAAAGGCAAGCGCTTCTGTGTATGCGATAGAAGGTATGATGTATGGCGTTGGTGCTGTTATAGCGGGAATTAGTATTCCAATCATGATGAGATATGTGAAAACAGAAGTTTCTATCGTCATAACGATGTTCATATATGTAATTTCAATTACCGTAATGATAGTGGAACCATCAATCATAATGTTATACGGACTTGTAATTTTTCATGCTCTTGGAAATGCTGGAACAAGAGTTGCCAGAAATGTATTGATGATGGAGAAGATTCCAAATGAAGTAATGGGACGTGTAGATAGCTTGTTTAGATTAATCGGTACAGGAATTCGAATTGTGTTATTAATGTTGTTTACTGCAGGTGTATCCAAGCTAGGAGTAATGATTCCGTTTTATGTATTAAGCGTCATATTAATTTGTTCATTCGGGATAGCTGTGTATTATATTGCGTCCGAACGTAAAATAGGAATGGAGGTTTCTAACAAGTCTATCGTATAAAGGGGATTGATTTTCAACTAAATAATAAGTAAAAAAACACTTCTTCCTCCCTTTCTTTTTCTATATAATAAAAAGAAAGGGAGTGTAAACCTAACTATGAACAAATGGATATTACTTATGATCTTATTACCACCACCACTGTACATCGTATATACGACATTTCGAATGAAGAAAGTTGCTCGTGAGAAATTAAGTAATCACTCTCCATATGTCCTTGTATTAGGTGCAAAGTTGTTTGGAGATAAACCGTCTTTATCTCTTCAAAATCGTTTGGACGTAGCTCTGGAATATTTGTATTCTCACCCAGAAGCAAATGTAATTGTTTCTGGAGGGCAAGGTGAGGATGAAGATATACCGGAAGCTCATAGTATGCGAAACTATTTAATGGTACATGGTATAGATGAGAATCGTATTTTTATTGAAGATCGTTCTACTAGTACGTATGAAAATTTAAAGTTTAGTATGGATTTATATGATGTAAAGCACGCGGTAGTTGTTAGTAATACGTATCATTTATATCGTACGAAAATAATTGCAAAGCGTTTAGGGATGAAGATGGAAGCGCTAGCTGCTAGAACACCGAATCGTTCTAAGAAAAAAGCGTATGTGCGTGAATATGCTGCAATTATGAAGACGATATTATTCGATCGTTAGAGCTCAAGTAAGAGCTCTTTTTTTCATTTCATTAAGCGTATCATTTGAAATGATGTCCGTATTCCATCAAAATAAAAGAAACAACAATAAGGGAGTTGTATTTGTGATTCGATTTAATCATGTGTCAAAAGCATATGAAGACGGTACGAAAGCAGTTGATTCATTACATTTAGAAATTAAAAAAGGAGAATTTTTTGTTCTTATTGGACCGAGTGGTTGTGGGAAGACAACGACGATGAAAATGATCAATCGTTTAATTGAGACGACACACGGATCAATTTTGATCGATGAAAAAGATATTCAAGACTACGATATAAACGAACTGCGTTGGGATATTGGATATGTACTGCAACAAATTGCTTTGTTTCCGCATATGACAATCGCTGAAAATATTGCGATTGTACCTGAAATGAGAAAATGGAGTAAAGAGAAAATTCGAGCGCGTGTCGATGAACTACTTCATATGGTTGGATTAGATCCAGCTATATATAGGGATCGTATGCCAGATGAATTATCCGGTGGACAGAAGCAGCGTGTTGGCGTAGTACGAGCATTAGCTGCAAATCCGAAAATCGTTCTGATGGATGAGCCATTTAGTGCGTTAGATCCATTAAGTCGTGAACAGTTGCAAAAGGATATTGTGCAGTTACAGAAAAAAATTCAAAAAACAATTGTGTTCGTAACACATGATATGCAAGAAGCGTTATCGCTCGGTGACCGTATTTGTGTGATGAGAGAGGGAAAAGTCGTTCAATTAGATACACCGGAAGGTATTATACATAATCCGAAAAATGATTTCGTAGAAGAATTTATTGGGAACCGTGGTCGTCCTTGGTATGAAGGAAAAAGTATTGAAGATGTATTACTATTAGAAACGAGTGTGAAAGGGAAAGGTGAAGGCCCATCTTTATCTATATATTCTCCTTTGCAAGAAGCTTTGGTGCGTTTACAAGTAGAAGAATTTGTACCAATTGAAAAAGATGGACAACATGTCGGTACATTAACAAGTCGTCATGTTGTTAATTACATAGCTGAACAAATGAAGGAGAGAGGGTAAAGCGTGACTGATTTATTCCAAACATTTCACGAACGAAAATTAGAATTACTTAGTGCATTAAGTGAGCATTTACAAATATCGCTTATTTCTTTATTTTTTGCTGTTTTAATTGCAGTACCACTTGGCATTTTGTTAACGAGAAAAGAAAGAATTGCCGAATTCATTATAGGTACCTCTGCTGTTATGCAGACAATACCTTCACTCGCTTTACTTGGACTTTTAATTCCATTAGTAGGAATCGGGAAGCTCCCGGCAATTATTGCATTAGTTGTGTATGCGTTATTGCCTATTTTACGAAATACGTATACAGGAATTCGTAAGTTGGATGACTCGCTTATTGAAGCGGCAAAAGCGATGGGTATGAATAGTTGGAGACGATTGTGGAAGGTAGAGCTTCCACTTGCACTGCCAATTATTATGGCCGGTATTCGTACAGCGATGGTATTAATTGTTGGAACAGCGACACTTGCAGCGTTAATAGGTGCTGGTGGGCTTGGGAAACTGATTTTACTCGGTATCGATCGGAACGACCATGCACTTATCGTTTTAGGGGCCATACCAGCCGCGTTGCTCGCTTTATTCTTTGATATAGTACTTCGCTTACTTGAGAACACAAAACGCTCTTCTAAGCGCGTTATATTGATTGTAGGTATTGCTATTATAGTTGTAGTTACACCATTTCTCTGGAATACGCAAAAGAAGGATATTGTTATTGCCGGTAAGTTAGGTTCTGAACCTGAAATTTTAATTCAAATGTATAAACAGCTTATTGAAAATGATACAGATTTACACGTAGAGTTAAAACCAGGGCTTGGGAAAACAGCATTTGTTTTTGAAGCTTTAAAATCAGGAGAAGTGGATATATACCCTGAATTTTCTGGAACAGCTCTATCTACTTTTGTAAAAGAAGAACCGAAGAGTACAAATCGAGACGAAGTATATGAACAAGCACGCACTGGAATGGAAAAGAAATATAATATGATGATGTTAAAGCCGATGGATTATAACAATACATATGCACTCGCAATGCCGAAAAAAACGGCAGAGCAATATAATGTAAATACAATTTCTGATTTGAAAAATATTGCTGCGGATGCAAGGGCTGGATTTACGTTAGAATTTGCAGATCGTGAAGACGGTTATAAAGGAATGCAAAAATTATATAATTATAAGTTTTCAAATGTTAAAACGATGGAACCAAAATTACGTTATAGTGCCATTCAATCAGGTGATGTTAACGTAATTGATGCATATTCGACTGATAGTGAACTGGAGCAATATGGTCTTAAAGTATTAAAAGATGATAAAGGGTTATTCCCGCCATATCAAGGAGCACCATTATTAAAGAAAGAAACGTTTGTCCAATATCCTGAGCTTGAAAAAGTATTGAATAAACTAGCTGGGAAAATTACAGATGAGGAAATGCGAAAGATGAATTATGAAGTAAATGTAAATGGTAAAAGTAGTGAAAAAGTAGCGAAACAATTTTTACAAAAAGAAAAATTGATTCGTTAAATTTCAAAAAATATGCAATTTATATGTAGAAAATGACCGTTCATTATAAAATGAACGGTTTT
The DNA window shown above is from Bacillus clarus and carries:
- a CDS encoding TIGR04197 family type VII secretion effector codes for the protein MGQFQSNLQTATQIATKMGSASDRIQSATSRSITKATRTTLSVNSKAQEASQQVLDLTKQFSVAFQQAVDNIHSVANEFERMDKELQNIFR
- a CDS encoding DUF7018 domain-containing (lipo)protein — translated: MKAKKLVSLALPIMLLGGCATDKVDTKSKDKVETKAETKEKLSKDIYPVRMTSLSSELMGKITNIVEIAMNKEKDEKTLKKEVLKQESELQTIIAKFDKIEPPKEYAESHKDILKAVDCYSKAYSKQAKYFKANEKDIDPDKKQEITELIERGNKYWIPGFQPVQDETSRVDAVNANKAAKDKQSALDNTNPDTIKRTDDAPKSNDVSNLEEVTKYKQDIIDSSNAIADTMHLIEGIAGSDIKAYVQKKSEIQLSVGGAKANARKLKDLKAPSGFEGEQNKIKQSMQYYEDAFQLLFDAIEQEDQAKLHQSMGKTHIGAKIFDEATKGIADKSQQ
- a CDS encoding DUF3958 family protein, whose translation is MSQDIEKQMNQLNQKLRSVFEEQNRNQSAIQTQEQVEEDFHVWKNQNHRLFDRILGTWHRDREMSLFFMNMSQDAQYIERKLTFELENQKETLLKEKRNLSDLENDLYYQKQNLAKEVNS
- a CDS encoding ABC transporter ATP-binding protein codes for the protein MIRFNHVSKAYEDGTKAVDSLHLEIKKGEFFVLIGPSGCGKTTTMKMINRLIETTHGSILIDEKDIQDYDINELRWDIGYVLQQIALFPHMTIAENIAIVPEMRKWSKEKIRARVDELLHMVGLDPAIYRDRMPDELSGGQKQRVGVVRALAANPKIVLMDEPFSALDPLSREQLQKDIVQLQKKIQKTIVFVTHDMQEALSLGDRICVMREGKVVQLDTPEGIIHNPKNDFVEEFIGNRGRPWYEGKSIEDVLLLETSVKGKGEGPSLSIYSPLQEALVRLQVEEFVPIEKDGQHVGTLTSRHVVNYIAEQMKERG
- a CDS encoding ABC transporter permease/substrate-binding protein; protein product: MTDLFQTFHERKLELLSALSEHLQISLISLFFAVLIAVPLGILLTRKERIAEFIIGTSAVMQTIPSLALLGLLIPLVGIGKLPAIIALVVYALLPILRNTYTGIRKLDDSLIEAAKAMGMNSWRRLWKVELPLALPIIMAGIRTAMVLIVGTATLAALIGAGGLGKLILLGIDRNDHALIVLGAIPAALLALFFDIVLRLLENTKRSSKRVILIVGIAIIVVVTPFLWNTQKKDIVIAGKLGSEPEILIQMYKQLIENDTDLHVELKPGLGKTAFVFEALKSGEVDIYPEFSGTALSTFVKEEPKSTNRDEVYEQARTGMEKKYNMMMLKPMDYNNTYALAMPKKTAEQYNVNTISDLKNIAADARAGFTLEFADREDGYKGMQKLYNYKFSNVKTMEPKLRYSAIQSGDVNVIDAYSTDSELEQYGLKVLKDDKGLFPPYQGAPLLKKETFVQYPELEKVLNKLAGKITDEEMRKMNYEVNVNGKSSEKVAKQFLQKEKLIR
- a CDS encoding YdcF family protein; amino-acid sequence: MNKWILLMILLPPPLYIVYTTFRMKKVAREKLSNHSPYVLVLGAKLFGDKPSLSLQNRLDVALEYLYSHPEANVIVSGGQGEDEDIPEAHSMRNYLMVHGIDENRIFIEDRSTSTYENLKFSMDLYDVKHAVVVSNTYHLYRTKIIAKRLGMKMEALAARTPNRSKKKAYVREYAAIMKTILFDR
- a CDS encoding cytosolic protein, coding for MKKRINVIANEESFHNLSTFKEVEELNKTVRAYRDIIRMSIKRTDVQSKLIALLEILKRHSCKYVGVSFLCKNRIAEKMEVSYKTVQRLMKKLVDLEMLKQVSMKRKKDMLQTSNAIIIQPIVEEVSNKIDTKGPTKFPTIKTTPSSLKQNIKDKNKRNSNENSNTPEENIKEADFVAHWVPERFVSLTNSFYSESKTIQELWKVVRQCNKITNFSTGDKAFTKDQELTIGLQAIKEFVMKIKSGAKMKKGKFAYFNGIVNNLMDKFYFDKEFMRA